GATCGCGCAAAGCGCGCGAGAGAAGAAGCAGGTGGATATCAAGTACTGAGGCCGGCGCAAATTGCAGAACCTAGGGTTCTCCGAGAACCTTGGGTTCTGCAATCCCTTGGAGGAACGCTTTGAAAGTTCGAACTCTCATCTCGGCGCTGGCGGCGGCGGTAGCTGTGCTGGTCAGTGCGCTTGGTAGTGCGTCGCCGGCGTTGGCCGCGCCGGCAGCCGTGCGCGGCACACCGGTCACGCAAGTGGCAGCGCTTGTCAACCTGAACATCCGCTCCGGCCCCGGACTGCGTTATCACATCGTGGGCATGCTGCGGCCAGGCCACCGCGTTACGGTCACCGGCCTGAGCGACGATTACAACTGGTGGCGGATTCGCTGCCCGTGGGGCGGCGTGTGCTGGGTCTCCGCTAATCCGTATTACTCGAAGCCGGTCGCCTGGCGGCGATGAGTTACCTGCGCCTACAGCATGATCTATCGCTTTACGCCGGCGCGCTACTACACCACCATTGGTGGGCATGAGCCGGCGCTTACGATTGCCAACGGCGACACGGTGATCACCACGTGCGTAGATGCGTGGGGGCATGACGCGCGGGGCGAGTGCATTGCCCCGAGGCCGAACCCGATGACCGGCCCGTTCTTCATCCAGGGCGCCCGGCCCGGCGACGTGCTGGCCGTGCATCTGGATCGCATCACCCCCAATCGCGAATGGGGTTGGGTGCGCACCTCGCTCGCATTCAACGCGGTGGACCCAGACTTTGTGCGCGAGTTGCCCGAACGCGATCAGGCCATCGGCAAGTGGCGGGTGGATCTGGCTGCCGGTACGGCGACGCTCGAGTCGCCGCAGACCCGCTTGGGTGCATTCACGCTGCCCCTCGCGCCGATGATCGGTTGCTTCGGCGTGGCGCCCGCCGGTGGCGAAGCCATCAGCACCGTGACGTCCGGCCCGCATGGCGGCAACATGGACTACAACGGCTTCGTGGCCGGCGTCACCGCCTACTTCCCGGTGTTCGTCGAAGGCGCGCTGTTCCACATCGGCGATGGCCATGCGCTGCAAGGCGATGGCGAGATTAGCGGCACCGGTATCGAAATCTCGATGGAAGTGCAATTCACCGTGCGCGTGATCGAACGCAAGGCGATCGGCTGGCCGCGCGGCGAAGACGCCGATTTCATCTTCACCGTCGGCAACGCGCGCCCGCTCGACCAAGCGTTACAGCACGCCACGACTGAAATGGCCCGCTGGCTGCGCGATGACTACGGGCTAGATGCACACGCGACCGGCATCCTGATGGGCCAGGCTGCCCGATACGACCTGGGCAACTTCTTCGACCCGGCCTACACCATGGTGTGCAAGATTCCGCGCCGCTACCTGCCGAAGTAAGGCTACGGCGGTGGCGCGCCACTGAGCGGGGACGGGGCAGGCGGTATCTCCTCGTTGAAGAAGCCATACGCCAGACGCGCGATGTCGCTGATGATCGGCGACGTCTCCGCCCAATCGAGTTGGCCCTGGCCGTGCAGCATCACGGCGACCACGTACTCGCCTTTGGGCGAGCGCACCAGGGCGGCATCGCCGTGGTTGCGCTCATCCCACGCCTGACGATGAAAGACGACGGCGCCGCCGCTGCCGGCCTCGATCAACGCCGAGAACCCATTCTTGGCGATCACCGCGAGCATTTCGTCGCATTTCGACGCCGAGAACATGCCGTCGAACGCGAGAATCATCCCGCCCGCGCCGTTGCGGCATTGCTCGATCATCTCCAATAGCACGCCGACGTCGGCGACGGTAGATTGCGCGTTCGGGTCGGGGTCGGCGTTGATGTCGCCGCGCGCGTTGGCCGGCGTCACGATGGCGGGCGGTGCAACGCCTTGGCCGAGCGGCTGCGCCAGGAAGGTGTTGCGCAGTCCCAGCTTCTGCAGTGTAGCGTTCACGCGGTCGGCACCGAGCTGCGCGTCGCCGTCGCCCAATTCGCGCAAGACGTCGTTGATCTCTGCTGGCCCGCCGCGCGCCGAGACGACTTCGAGCTTCTCACGCAGCGTTGGTGGGATGGGCGCTGTGTTCGCGCGGTAGGCTTCCAGGATCAGCCCCAGCTTCAGCCAACCCAAGCCCGAGAAGGCAACATCGCCGTTGATGGCCAACTCCTCACCGCTGCGCAGATCCTTGATGAAGACGCCGGCTAGGTTGCCTGACCGCTCGGTGAACGGACGCAGGCGCTCCAGTACCGCCGATTCGAGCGACCGGACGCCTTTCATACCCAGCGGCATGACATCCACCGGCAGATCCACCGTGCGCGCGGCGCCGGATTGCATCGCGGCCAGGATCGCCTGTGACGCTTCGGCCACGTTGAGCACGGCGCCGTCCTGGCCGGGCGTCACGGTGCCGGAGGCTAGATCGGGCGCAGGGGGGCGGGGTTCGCGGTCGTAACGCGCGGCCAGTTCGGCCAACACCCCTTGAAGCTGCGGCTCGGAATACTGGTAGGGCAGCGGAATGCGCGCCGGGTTATCGTTCCGGCGCAAGATGAATGCCGGCAGCTTATCCAGCCCTCGCTGGCCGGCGATGACTGCTTCGAGTTGCAACCGGGCGACCGGCTCGTTCAGCCGAAAGCCGATCGCCGCCGGTGCGAGTTCCATACGCTGATCGAGGTAGCGCAGCGTCACCGGCTGTTGCAAGCTGCGCAGGGTGGCACTGATCGCTTCGTCCACCGTCAGCCCGCTCACGTCCAGGTCGCCCAGCCTCGTCTCCGGCGGCAGCCGGTTGCGCGAACCGATGAACATGATCACGTTGGCGACCAGGATGGCAAAGATGAGGATGGCCGAGACGACGGCAGCGTTCTCCAGCGTGCTACGGTTCAAGAAGCGTCGTCCCATGAGCGGTTGTAAGCGAAAATGCGGCGCGGTATACTCCCGCCGATTTACTCGTCGAATAAATGGAAATCGAAGACGTTGTTACACATACGGAGTGAACGATGACGCTAGTCGAAGCGCTTCAGACCATGGCTGCAAATTTCAATCCCGCGTTGGCCAAAGGCGTAAACGCGGTGATTCAATTGAACGCGACCGGCGACGGTGGCGGCAATTATGCATTGGCCATCGCCGATGGCAAATTTGACGTGCAGGAGGGCGTAGTCGAACAGCCCACCGTCACCATCAACGTGGCCGCTCAGGACTGGATTGATATTATCGGTGGCCGGCTCGACCCGACCAAAGCATTCATGAGCGGCAAGCTCCGCATCGCCGGCGACCTCGGCCTGATGATGCGCTTTCAGCGCATGTTCATGACCGGCTGATCGAAGGCCGCATGGCCGAA
The window above is part of the Candidatus Roseilinea sp. genome. Proteins encoded here:
- a CDS encoding amidase; its protein translation is MIYRFTPARYYTTIGGHEPALTIANGDTVITTCVDAWGHDARGECIAPRPNPMTGPFFIQGARPGDVLAVHLDRITPNREWGWVRTSLAFNAVDPDFVRELPERDQAIGKWRVDLAAGTATLESPQTRLGAFTLPLAPMIGCFGVAPAGGEAISTVTSGPHGGNMDYNGFVAGVTAYFPVFVEGALFHIGDGHALQGDGEISGTGIEISMEVQFTVRVIERKAIGWPRGEDADFIFTVGNARPLDQALQHATTEMARWLRDDYGLDAHATGILMGQAARYDLGNFFDPAYTMVCKIPRRYLPK